One Candidatus Desulfatibia profunda genomic window, AAATGGCGCCCCACTCCTTTGCGCTGCTGATTTCCAATATCGACATGCGGGAAATGAAGGGACTGAAACTTTTGAAACTGGTCAAAAAGGAAGGGCCCCTGACAAAAGCGGTCATGATGACGGCTTATGCTTCCACTGATACCGCCGTTAGGTCCATCCGGATGGGGGCTCTGGATTACCTGACCAAACCGTTTACCCCCGATGAGTTAAGATCGACCGTTGAACAGGCGCTGACCGGAGCGCTGGTTGAGGCTCCCACCACGGAAAGAGAAAGAGAAATTATTGATGTCGATATTCCCTTTGACGCAGCCGAAGTGGCCAAATACACCGGAGAAGATTATGTAGACAAGCTGGGACCTTCGGATCTGCCGGTTGTTGAAGCCGCTCCGGAGACCCTGGAAAATTATTGTCAATTAGGCAACATGGTCTGTGATATCTTCAAAAAGTTGGAAAACACCTGCAAGGGCGGAATCAAAACCGGGGAATGTCCGCAATTGAAGGCCAAAAAGAAAAAGGCCGCCGCCAAGGGATTTGATGCTGAAAAACTCATCGGCATCGATTATCCTTTTAACTACGAAGAGGTGGTCTCTGTCACCGGTCCCGAGTATGTTTTAAATCTGCATCACGATGGCATCGCCTTTGTGCCCTATGAAGACCTCAAAAAGAACATGGCTCGACTGCTGCAAGAAGCCTCCGAAATTCCTGTCGATGAGCTTCCGGTTGAGACCGCTCCTTATGACATTCTGGTTGTCGATGATGAGGTTGCCGTCAACAACAACATCCGCAAAATCCTTTCCAAAAAGGGTTACCTTGTGGATCAGGCCGTCAATAAAACCGAAGCGCTGGAGAAAATTCAAGACCATGAATACCGTCTGGTTCTGTTGGACCTTAAAATTCCAGAGGTCAACGGTCTGGAACTGCTCAAAGCCATTCGCGACCAAAGGCCGGATACCCAGGTAATCATCATCACCGGATATGCCAGCATAGAGACAGCGGTGGAAAGTTCGAGGATGGGGGCAATCGCTTACCTGCCGAAACCGTTTACTCCGGATGAAATCCGCGACGCGACTGAAATGGCATTTCGTCTGGCCGCCTAAACATACCCGGAATCTCCCGACCGCTTTGGTCGGGAGATTCTTTTTATGATACCTTATCATCCTTTCACCAATTCAACGCTTTTAACCCGCAAGATCACGTCAAACCCAGAAAAAGCCCAGAATTATATTGACAAGCCTTTTTTCTGCATATAATTAGAGTCGTTGTTTAAACTCGACGTTACAAATCAATATTACCCCGAAATTGCTCTTTTATTTACCAGGAGAATCTACGATGGCTAAAGATACTGATGTAATCGGATCGGTACTGGTTGTGGGCGGCGGAATTGCCGGAATGCAAACCGCTTTGGATCTGGCCAACTCGGGCTATTATGTTTACCTTCTTGAAAAATCTCCTTCCATCGGCGGGATCATGGCCCAACTCGATAAAACCTTTCCCACCAATGATTGTGCCATGTGAATTATCTCACCGAAACTGGTCGAGGTCGGCCGGCACCTGAATATCGAAATCATTACCTACGCAGATCTCGAGTCTGTCGAGGGATCTGCCGGAAACTTCAAAGTCAAAGTGAAAAAGCGCGCCCGCAGCATTGATATGGAACTATGTACCGGGTGCGGCAACTGCGTTGAGAACTGCCCTGTTGTAAACATACCGATTTCTGCCCAGCAGCAGTAAACGACATGTGGTTTCTATTAAAGTAGGTCCTTACAGTAGGGGGATAAGCATATGAGTCAGGCAGCCCAGCTTAAAAGCGTTTCGTTGGAAAGAGTTCCGTCCTTAGAAATCGATTATATGCAACTAGATGATATCATCGAAAAAGAATTTAACAACGACAAAGAAAATTTGATCATGATTCTTCAGGCGATTCAACGGCGGTACAATTTTTTGCCCCGACCGGCCCTCGCTTATCTTTCCACAAAGCTCGAGGTGCCGTTCAGCCGGATTTACGGTGTTGCTACCTTTTACAGCACCTTCAGCCTTGAACCCAGAGGCAGAAACATTATTTCCATCTGCCTCGGTACGGCCTGCCATGTTAGAGGCGGGGAAAGAGTTCGTGAAAGAATTGAGGAAACCTTGAACATCTGTGACGGCGAAACGACCGAGGACCAGCGGTTTACCTTAGAAACCGTACGCTGTCTCGGTGGTTGCAGCTTTGGACCGATGGTTAAAATTAACGAAGACATGCATGGCCGCATCTCCTCTGATAAAGCAGATAAAATCTTAGACCCATATAAATAAAACTGTATAGAGGCGGGACCCATGAAAATCGAGTCTGTAAAAGCGCTAGAATCTATCAGCCAGGAATACAGCCGAAAACTTTACCATCCTGATGTTACGAAAGTTAACATCGGAATGGCAATGTGCGGTATTATCGCAGGTGCTAAAGCATCGTTTGCAAAGGCGCTTAAAGAATTTCCCGGCAACAACGGTGTCCATGTTAACCAGTCCGGATGTATCGGTTTCTGTGAAATGGAGCCACTGGTTGAGATATTCGAAAACGGCAAGCCGCGGGTTATTTACAATAATATTACCGAAGATAAAATTCTGGATGCCATTGGAGATTATACCGAGGGCAATTTTAACAAAAAGTGGATTCTGGGCCAGATGCGCGATCCACGGTCATTATTGGAATTCGATATCCAGAACCCTTTAGCCGATGTAACGCCGTTGAAAGGGATTCCTTTTTTAGAAGACATTCCCTTTTACAATAAACAGGTTAAAATTGTTTTACGGAATTGCGGATATATTGATCCTGACAGCATTGAAGAGTACATCGCCAGGGGTGGATATTCTGCTTTCTTCCGTGCACTCCATGAATTGAAACCCAGTGAAATCGTAAATTGCATTAAAAAATCAGGGCTAAGAGGGCGCGGCGGAGGCGGCTTCCCAACCGGAATCAAATGGGAAACCTGTGCGAAACAAACCGGTGAAAGATATATCATCTGTAACGCGGACGAGGGTAACCCGGGCGCTTATGTGGACAGAAGCATTTTAGAGGGAGATCCCCACAGCGTTCTTGAAGGTATGTTGATTGCAGCACTGGCTATCAGTTCTAATGATGGATTCATTTATGTTCGCCATGAATATCCGCTTTCCATAAAACGTCTTATAACCGCAATTAAGGCCGCCGAAAGCTATGGATTATTAGGCGACAATATTGCCGGGTCTGATTTCAGCTTCCATGTTAGGATATCCACCGGAGCGGGCGCCTACGTTTGCGGTGAATCCACGGCCTTGATGGCTTCGTTGGAAGGTAAGGTGGGCCGGCCCAGGGCCAAGTATGTGCATACTGTCGAAAAAGGTTTCAGACAAGGACCTTCAAATTTGAACAATGTGGAGACCTATGCGAATGTACCTGTCATCCTCCTGAAAGGCCCTGAGTGGTACGCCGGCATGGGTACGGAGCACAGCAAGGGCACAAAACTTTTCAGCCTGGTCGGCAATGTAAAAAATTCCGGTCTGGTCGAAATACCTATGGGGACCTCCCTTAAGGAGATTGTTTTTGATATCGGTGGCGGCATCCCCAAAGAGAAAAAATTTAAAGCGATTCAAACCGGGGGGCCTTCAGGCGGATGTATTCCCGAACAATTTTTGAATTTGGGAGTCGACTTTGATGAGTTGACCAAAGTCGGATCCATGATGGGTGCCGGCGGCATGATCGTTATGGACCAGGACACCTGTGTGCTCGACATTGCCCGTCATTTTCTGGCCTTCAATAAAGAAGAATCCTGCGGGCAATGTAATCCCTGCCGGGAGGGGATCAAACGAATGCTGGAAATTTTGACCAATATCTGCTCAGGTCGCGGTAAAGAAGGGGATATCGAACTTTTGGAAGAGCTGGGAGGCATGCTCCAGAAATTTTCCCTCTGCGGACTCGGAACCTCGGTTCCAAATCCGGTGCTGACAACGATTCTCTATTTCCGCGACGAATACGAGACCCACATCAAGGATAAGAAATGCCCGGCAGGAGTCTGCAAGCTATTGTTGCAACCTGAGGTTGAGGAATAGGTATGCAATGACTTCCAACGGCACACCCTTAAATCGTCGGAAGGAGGCATCACCGGTAAAGAGAAAAAGCCATGCAAATCGGACCCGTAAGAGTGTATCAAGTGCGGCATTTGTTACGATACCTGTAAGTTCAAGGCGATTCTTATCAAATAATCCAGGATATAAGAAGGTTAAAATCCATGGTTACGTTCAAGCTTAACGGAAAAAAGGTGCAGGGAGAAGAAGGACAATATATCCTTCAAGTCGCTGAAAAATACGGAGTTGAAATTCCGACCCTGTGCCACCACAAGGCCCTCGAACCCGCCGGAATGTGCCGCCTATGTACGGTCGAACTTTTTGACGGTCGCCGCACCCGGTTTGTAACCGCCTGCAACTATCCCATCTGGGAAGGTATGGAAGTCAAGACCGATACCGAGACGGTCCACGAGGGGCGCAAACTAATTGTGGAACTGTTGCTGGCCCGCTGTCCAGATGTGCCCATCATCAAAAAACTGGCGGCCGGGTACGGCATTGAGGAACCGCGCTTTTCCAAAGAAGACGACGACTGTATCCTTTGCGGACTGTGTACCCGCATTTGTGAAAAAATGGGCAACAACGCCATCGGTATGACCGGCAGGGGCGTCGAAATGAAAGTAACCACCCCTTTCCAAGACCAAACTGAAGCCTGTCTGGCCTGCGGGGCCTGTGTTTCAGTTTGTCCAACCGGCCACATCAAGCTTGCAGATATCACCAAGCATGCTGTCAAACCGATTCCCTCGGAATACGATGCCGGGCTGGCCCCCCGCAAACCGATTTATGTACCCTATGCCCAGGCCGTGCCCAACACACCGGTGATCGATCGGTCCCTGTGTGTCTACTTTAAAACCGGCGGATGCCGGATTTGTGCCGAGTTATGTCCGGTCAACGCCATCAATCATTCCCAGGAGGATGAAACCATCGAGCTGGATGTCGGGTCCATTATTTTAGCGCCCGGTTTTCAAGCCTTTGACCCAAGCCGGTTTGATACTTACGGCTACGCCAAGCTGCCCAATGTCGTTACCGCCCTGGAATTTGAACGAATCCTGTCCGCCACCGGTCCTTTCATGGGCCACCTTGTCAGGCCCTCGGATAAAAAGGAACCCAAAAAGATCGCCTGGCTGCAGTGTGTCGGTTCCAGGGACCTCAACCGCTGCGATAATGCCTACTGTTCTTCGGTCTGCTGCATGTACGCCATCAAACAAACCGTCATCGCCACGGAACACAGCCATGATCCACTGGATTGCGCGGTCTTTTACATGGATATGCGCACCCACGGCAAGGATTTCGACCGCTACCTGGAAAATGCCAGGGACAAAGGCATCCGTTTTATCCGCTCCCGGGTTCATACCGTGAGTCCGGTTACCGGCAACGACGATCTTTGTGTGCGCTATATCGAGGAAGACGGAACCATTAAGGAAGAAGTCTTTGACATGTTCGTACTTTCCGTGGGTCTTGAGATCAGCCAGGATGTCGTTGATCTGTCCAAACGTCTGGGAGTAGCGCTGGATGACTACCGTTTTATTGAGGCCGGCACGTTTAACCCTGTGGCAACTTCCGTTCCGGGAATCTTTGCCTGCGGTGTATTTACCGGGCCCAAAGACATTCCTTATTCGGTCATGGAAGCCAGCGCCGCAGCCTGTGCCGCAACCCTGGAGCTGGCATCGGCACGCAACACCCAAACCAAAACCCTGGAGTTGCCTCCGGAAAAAGATGTCCGTGAGGAGCCGCCCAAAATCGGCGTCTTTGTATGTAACTGCGGGATAAACATCGGTGGTGTCGTCCGGGTGCCGGAAGTTGTCGAATATGCAAAAGCACTGCCGAATGTGGTCTATGCCGGCGAAAATCTGTTCACCTGTTCCCAGGACACCCAGGACAACATTGCCCAGGTCATCGAGCAACAAGGGCTCAACCGCGTCATTGTGGCCGCCTGCAGTCCCAAAACCCATGAACCGCTGTTCCAGGAAACACTGATCAGTGCCGGTCTGAACAAGTACCTGTTCGAAATGGCCAATATCCGCAACCAGGATTCCTGGGTGCATTCGGGTAATCCGGACGCGGCCACCCAAAAAGCCAAGGATCTGGTCCGCATGGCGGTAGCCAAGGCCAATCTTTTGATCCCTTTGAGCCAGACCGATCTTCCGGTTACCCAATCGGCACTGGTGGTCGGTGGCGGAATTGCCGGCATGACGGCTGCGGTCGCGCTGGCAAAACAGGGCTTTCCGGTCGATCTTGTGGAAAGGTCCGATGTTTTAGGCGGCAACGCTCTGATGCTGAACAAGACCGTTCAAAATGAAGATGTCCGCGCTTATGTCGCCGAACTCGCAAAGGCGGTCCAATCCGACGACCGCATCACCGTGCACACCGGAACGACCATTACCGGCGTTGACGGTTTTATCGGCAATTTCAAAACCGAGCTGCGTAACGGGTCTTCATCCAAGACCGTCGAGCACGGCGTCGCCGTTCTGGCTACCGGCGCCAAAGAATACAAACCCACCGAATACCTTTACGGCGAACATCCGGCCGTAATGACGCACCTGGAACTGGACGAACTTTTTAAAAATGACGACTCCAGAATCCAGCAGGCCGAAAATGTGGTCTTTATCCAGTGTGTCGGCTCCAGGGATGATCAGCACCCCTACTGTTCCAAGGTTTGCTGCACCCATTCCGTTAAATGTGCTTTGGACTTCAAGAAGAAGAACCCCGAAGTGAATGTGTACGTCCTTTACAGGGATCTGAGGACATACGGAAAAAAGGAGAATCTCTACCGGCAGGCCCGCGACGCCGGGATCCTCTTTTTTACGTATTCCAAGGATGACAAGCCGGTGGTCCGTCCGGAGGGTGATCAAGTAACGGTAGAGTTTACGGATCGGATCATACACCGCAAATTGTCGGTTACGGCCGATATGCTGTGTCTGGCAACGGCCATCGTATCTCACAGGGATCTGACGCTGGCCCAATTCTTTAAAGTTCCGCTGGACACTGACGGCTGGTTTTTGGAAGCCCACCAGAAGTTGCGACCGGTCGATTTTGCCAACGACGGCGTCTTTTTATGCGGCATGGCCCACTACCCCAAGCCCATCGAGGAGAGTGTCGCCCAGGCCCAGGCCGCCGCTGCCAGAGCCGTGACCGTGCTGGCCATGGAAACGATCAAGGTGGGCGGCATTGTTTCTCATATTAATTCCGAACTGTGTTCCGGATGTCTGGGATGCATCAAGGTCTGCCCCTACAATGCCATCGACTTCAACAAACAAAAATATGTAGCCGAAGTCAATCCGGCCCTGTGCAAGGGCTGTGGTGCCTGTGCAGCGGCCTGCCCGTCCGAAGCCCCGCTGCTGATGGGATTTAATAACAACCAAATTTACGCCCAGATTAAAAGCGCCTTGAGCGCATAATCGATTGAAAAGGAGAGCAAGGTGAAAGAGGATAGATTCGAGCCCAAGATCATCGCGATGATGTGCAACTGGTGTGCCTACGGGGCGGCCGACCTGGCGGGTGTCAGCCGCCTGAACTACCCGCCCAATATTCGGCCCATCCGGGTTATGTGTTCCGCTACGGTATCGCCTCACCACATCTTAAGAGCCTTTCAGAGCGGCGCCGACGGCGTCCTGGTGGGCGGGTGACATATCGGCGACTGCCATTACCTGTATGGTAATTACAT contains:
- a CDS encoding FAD-dependent oxidoreductase codes for the protein MVTFKLNGKKVQGEEGQYILQVAEKYGVEIPTLCHHKALEPAGMCRLCTVELFDGRRTRFVTACNYPIWEGMEVKTDTETVHEGRKLIVELLLARCPDVPIIKKLAAGYGIEEPRFSKEDDDCILCGLCTRICEKMGNNAIGMTGRGVEMKVTTPFQDQTEACLACGACVSVCPTGHIKLADITKHAVKPIPSEYDAGLAPRKPIYVPYAQAVPNTPVIDRSLCVYFKTGGCRICAELCPVNAINHSQEDETIELDVGSIILAPGFQAFDPSRFDTYGYAKLPNVVTALEFERILSATGPFMGHLVRPSDKKEPKKIAWLQCVGSRDLNRCDNAYCSSVCCMYAIKQTVIATEHSHDPLDCAVFYMDMRTHGKDFDRYLENARDKGIRFIRSRVHTVSPVTGNDDLCVRYIEEDGTIKEEVFDMFVLSVGLEISQDVVDLSKRLGVALDDYRFIEAGTFNPVATSVPGIFACGVFTGPKDIPYSVMEASAAACAATLELASARNTQTKTLELPPEKDVREEPPKIGVFVCNCGINIGGVVRVPEVVEYAKALPNVVYAGENLFTCSQDTQDNIAQVIEQQGLNRVIVAACSPKTHEPLFQETLISAGLNKYLFEMANIRNQDSWVHSGNPDAATQKAKDLVRMAVAKANLLIPLSQTDLPVTQSALVVGGGIAGMTAAVALAKQGFPVDLVERSDVLGGNALMLNKTVQNEDVRAYVAELAKAVQSDDRITVHTGTTITGVDGFIGNFKTELRNGSSSKTVEHGVAVLATGAKEYKPTEYLYGEHPAVMTHLELDELFKNDDSRIQQAENVVFIQCVGSRDDQHPYCSKVCCTHSVKCALDFKKKNPEVNVYVLYRDLRTYGKKENLYRQARDAGILFFTYSKDDKPVVRPEGDQVTVEFTDRIIHRKLSVTADMLCLATAIVSHRDLTLAQFFKVPLDTDGWFLEAHQKLRPVDFANDGVFLCGMAHYPKPIEESVAQAQAAAARAVTVLAMETIKVGGIVSHINSELCSGCLGCIKVCPYNAIDFNKQKYVAEVNPALCKGCGACAAACPSEAPLLMGFNNNQIYAQIKSALSA
- a CDS encoding NAD(P)H-dependent oxidoreductase subunit E, encoding MSQAAQLKSVSLERVPSLEIDYMQLDDIIEKEFNNDKENLIMILQAIQRRYNFLPRPALAYLSTKLEVPFSRIYGVATFYSTFSLEPRGRNIISICLGTACHVRGGERVRERIEETLNICDGETTEDQRFTLETVRCLGGCSFGPMVKINEDMHGRISSDKADKILDPYK
- a CDS encoding CoB--CoM heterodisulfide reductase iron-sulfur subunit A family protein yields the protein MAKDTDVIGSVLVVGGGIAGMQTALDLANSGYYVYLLEKSPSIGGIMAQLDKTFPTNDCAMUIISPKLVEVGRHLNIEIITYADLESVEGSAGNFKVKVKKRARSIDMELCTGCGNCVENCPVVNIPISAQQQ
- a CDS encoding hydrogenase iron-sulfur subunit: MMCNWCAYGAADLAGVSRLNYPPNIRPIRVMCSATVSPHHILRAFQSGADGVLVGG
- a CDS encoding response regulator, with translation MAPHSFALLISNIDMREMKGLKLLKLVKKEGPLTKAVMMTAYASTDTAVRSIRMGALDYLTKPFTPDELRSTVEQALTGALVEAPTTEREREIIDVDIPFDAAEVAKYTGEDYVDKLGPSDLPVVEAAPETLENYCQLGNMVCDIFKKLENTCKGGIKTGECPQLKAKKKKAAAKGFDAEKLIGIDYPFNYEEVVSVTGPEYVLNLHHDGIAFVPYEDLKKNMARLLQEASEIPVDELPVETAPYDILVVDDEVAVNNNIRKILSKKGYLVDQAVNKTEALEKIQDHEYRLVLLDLKIPEVNGLELLKAIRDQRPDTQVIIITGYASIETAVESSRMGAIAYLPKPFTPDEIRDATEMAFRLAA